A stretch of DNA from Senegalia massiliensis:
CTTTTTTTATTTTCTTTTAAATTCTTTTTTTATTTAGAAAGACAAGCTTTCCTGACGACTCTTAGTACTATATCAAAATATTTTAAAGTTGTCAAGGATATTTTTGAAAAAGGGGAATTAACCCCAAATTTATTCTGCATAAATCTTATTTAATTCTTTTCTAAACTTCTGTATTATTTTCTTTTCTAGTCTTGATATAGTCATTTGACTCATACCAATTTCTTCTGCTATTGCTATTTGAGTTTTCCTATTAAAATATCTATCTTTTATTATTTTCTTTTCTATATCATTTAATTTTTCAATAGTATCTAGTAGAAAATCTCTATTTTCTATTTTAAGCAAATGATGATCTTCTTCTCCTATTAATGCTGCTAAATTTACATCTTTATCTTCTCCATCTGAATCAAGAGAAGCATCTAATGAATGAGGGGTATAAACTTTACTTGCCTCCATAGCTTCTAATACTTCTTCTTCTGTAGAGTTTAAATACTCAGCTATATCACCAACAGTAGGAGTTTTTTGTAATTGTTGACTTAATAATAATTTTGCATTATTTATTTTCTTTGAAAGTTCTTGTATCCTTCTTGGAACCCTTATAGACCAACCTTTATCTCTAAAATATTTTTTTATTTCACCTATTATTGTGGGAGTTGCAAAACTAGAAAATTCATATCCTTTTTCTAAATCATACCTGTCTATAGCATAAATTAAACCTAAAGATGCTACTTGATAAATATCATCAAAATCTATACCTCTATTAGCATATTTTTTTGATAATATTTCTGCTATATAAAGGTGTCTATTTATAAGCTCATCTCTGATTTCCTTATCATTAGTTTCAGCATATATTTTAAATAATTTCTTAACATCTACTTTTTCATCATCTGCATTATATGATTTTGTGGCAGAATTTTTATTTACCATATTAATCTACCCCTAACATTTTCATCATACGAATAATTGTACCCTTACCTTCTGTGGTTTTTATTTTAACATCATCCATTAGTGTTCTTATTATAAATAAACCTAATCCACCTTCTGATAATTCTTCTATATTAGGTTCTTTTATACAAACGTTAGCCTTTTCTTTCCCTGTATCTTTTATTTGTATTTCTATTTTATCATTGTGAGCAAAAAATTCTATATCATATGTGTCATTTATATTTTTACATCCATGTCTTATTGCATTTGCACAAGCTTCACCTATAGCTACTTTAATATCATCAATTTCATCAATATTAAAACCTATACGATTTGCAATTGAAGAAGCTGTAAGTCTTATAAGACTTACATATTCAGCTTTATTAGGCATACTTAATTTTATATGATCTACATTTTCTTTTCCATTATCTATTGTATCTAACTTTAAATCTTCCACTTTTACACCCCCTTAACTACAAAAACTTTGTTTAGTCCTGTAATTTCAAATAATTTAACTATGTTAGGGCGTAAGTTTATTATCATTATATTTTTTTCAGTTTTTTTCAATTTTTTCAATCCACTTATTAGCACACCAAGTCCTGTAGAGTCTATATATTCTAACTTTTCTCCATCTATTATTATATCACTTTCTTTAGATTCTATAACATTTAATAATATTTCTTTAAATTTAGGAGCTGTATATATATCAATTTCCCCTTGTGGTTTTAATACCCATGATTCTTTCTCTTCATTATACGATTTATCTACATTCAACGCCATTATAAATCCTCCTCCAAAATTTTTTATCCTTAGTCCCATTATAAAAAGGATAAAGCAAAATTTCAACTTGCCTTATCCTTTATACCCTATAATTTTCAAAATAAACTTTATTTCTCTTCTATTTCTTCATTCATTACTTTTGCTATGGATACAACTCTATCATCTTTATCAACTTTCATGATTTTAACACCTTGTGTAGTTCTACCCATTTGAGATATACCAGCTATTTTAAGTCTTATTATTATACCTAAATAACTAATTATCATTATTTCATCTTCTTTGTTTACAACTCTAGCTCCTACTACATCTCCAGTGTGAGGTTTTATATTATAAGTCTTTATTCCTTTCCCACCCCTAGTTTGAGTCCTATACTCACTTAAATCTGTTCTTTTACCAAAACCTTTTTCACTTATTACAAGTAAATCAGTTCCTTCTTCTACAAGATTCATAGATATTACTTTATCTTCTCTATTTAATGAAATAGCTTTAACTCCCATAGCTGCTCTACCCATATTTCTTACATCTTTTTCATTAAATCTTATAGACATACCAAAGATTGTAGTAACTATTATATCACTTTCACCATTAGTCTTCTTAACAGATATAAGCTCATCATCTTCTTTCAGATTTATAGCAATAAGACCACTTTTTCTTATAGATTCAAATTGATTTACATTAGTCTTTTTAACTAAACCATTTTGAGTTGCAAATATAAGATAATTATCTTCCTTAAATTCTTTTATTGGTATTATTGATTTTATTGTTTCACCAGCTTCTAATTGAAGGAGATTAACTACTGCTGTTCCTTTAGCCTGTCTTTTAGCTTCAGGAATTTCAAAGGCTCTAAGTGTATAAACTTTCCCTTTACTTGTAAAGAACAATAAGTTATCATGGGTAGATGTTATTATTATATCTTCTACAAAATCTTCATCCCTTGTAGTAAGCCCTGTAACTCCTCTTCCACCTCTATTTTGTAATTTATATGTGTCTTCTGGTAATCTTTTAATATAACCAAAATGTGTAAGTGTTATCACGATATTTTCTTCATCTATCATATCTGCTATATTAATTTCATCTACAGAATTTTTAATTTCTGTTCTTCTATCATCACCATATTTATCTCTTATTTCTAATATTTCATCTTTTACAATTTTATATATTAGTCTTTCATTTGCAAGTATTTCTTTTAATCTATTTATTTCTTTTATTAAATCATTATATTCTTGTTCTATTTTATCTCTTTCAAGTCCTGTTAATTTTTGAAGTCTCATATCTAATATAGCTTGTGCTTGTATTTCAGTAAGTCCAAATTTAGATATCAATCCTTCTTTTGCTTGAGGTGCATTTTTACTTCCTCTGATTAATTTTATTACTTCATCAATATTATCTAATGCTATTTTTAAACCTTCTAAAATATGAGCTCTTGCTTCTGCTTTATCAAGTTCATATTTAGTTCTTCTAGTTATAACATCTTTTTGATGCTCTAAATAATGATTTAATATTTGCTTTAGTGTAAGTACTTTAGGCTCATCATTTACTAAAGCTATCATTATAAGGCTATAAGTGTCTTGCATTTGAGTATGCTTGTAAAGATTATTTAAAACTACATTTGGATTTGCATCTCTTTTTAATTCTATTACAATTCTCATACCATTTCTATCTGATTCATCTCTTAAATCTGATATGCCTTCTAATTTTTTATCCCTAACTAAATGAGCTATTTTTTCTATTAATCTTGCTTTGTTTACTTGATAAGGTATTTCAGTTACTATTATTCTATTTTTATTGTTTTTCATTGGCTCTATAGTAGTTTTAGCACGTACCTTTACTTTACCTCTACCAGTTCTATATGCTTCTTTTATAGCTTCTTTACCTGTTATAGTAGCACCAGTTGGGAAATCTGGACCTTTAATCTTCGTCATTATATCTTTTAATTCTGCTTCTGGATTATCTATTAGCATAACTACTGCATCTATAACTTCACGTAAGTTATGTGGAGGTATTGATGTTGCCATACCTACTGCTATACCATTAGTTCCATTTACAAGTAGATTAGGGAATCTACTCGGTAATACTATAGGTTCTTCTAATTCTTCATCAAAGTTTGGTCTATAGTCAATTGTATTCTTTCCTATATCTCTTAACATTTCAACGGTAATTTTGCTCATTTTCGCTTCAGTGTAACGCATTGCAGCTGCGCCATCTCCATCCACTGATCCAAAGTTCAGTTATGTTATCCTATAAGTTTTTTATCTTATAGTTCTATAGCTTGAATTTGCTATAGCTCAGCATACCTTTTTA
This window harbors:
- a CDS encoding SigB/SigF/SigG family RNA polymerase sigma factor, with the translated sequence MVNKNSATKSYNADDEKVDVKKLFKIYAETNDKEIRDELINRHLYIAEILSKKYANRGIDFDDIYQVASLGLIYAIDRYDLEKGYEFSSFATPTIIGEIKKYFRDKGWSIRVPRRIQELSKKINNAKLLLSQQLQKTPTVGDIAEYLNSTEEEVLEAMEASKVYTPHSLDASLDSDGEDKDVNLAALIGEEDHHLLKIENRDFLLDTIEKLNDIEKKIIKDRYFNRKTQIAIAEEIGMSQMTISRLEKKIIQKFRKELNKIYAE
- a CDS encoding STAS domain-containing protein; the encoded protein is MALNVDKSYNEEKESWVLKPQGEIDIYTAPKFKEILLNVIESKESDIIIDGEKLEYIDSTGLGVLISGLKKLKKTEKNIMIINLRPNIVKLFEITGLNKVFVVKGV
- a CDS encoding ATP-binding protein; this translates as MEDLKLDTIDNGKENVDHIKLSMPNKAEYVSLIRLTASSIANRIGFNIDEIDDIKVAIGEACANAIRHGCKNINDTYDIEFFAHNDKIEIQIKDTGKEKANVCIKEPNIEELSEGGLGLFIIRTLMDDVKIKTTEGKGTIIRMMKMLGVD